Proteins encoded within one genomic window of Trichoderma asperellum chromosome 2, complete sequence:
- a CDS encoding uncharacterized protein (EggNog:ENOG41~TransMembrane:1 (i341-360o)) — protein sequence MADADDYLQEGFDPRSVTVPRLRSILVTHNVEYPATAKKPQLVELVEEHVLPQIPKLRAQRARAKRSSMGIVNAGSAEDNGAWDDHDLKPTPSKPRRSASPRKASNKIKREEDEPAQTPVKSQPKRSSRTASRSVSRQSSHYEEDEAPQYEAPRSTRRSQSQRSATPKIKDEPEVEEDTPISSHYTSTPVAATPYAPTPYYSALKSAAPPSTISTVSAAPYEEEEESVFSDDNPFQRGSPAIKTPSRRRPGFEEILRSEKPGSRRRQDEFIEPLSIERPSTTARSQGLSSSKLRHRTPDWSMDPGEEFTPDAQLELEEAARRGEAEIVPRRHSKPARKTNLRTPFFVLFISLLGVYLAWYRQEKIAVGYCGLGRPATEIIPPDLPVPDFIIPFVEPQCEPCPSHAYCYEDFSVRCHSDFVLKPHPLSFGGLVPLPPTCEPDGEKARRVQAVADKAIEELRERRAKYECGELVDESGAQVGSPAIAEEELKSTVSRKRSKRLNSDEFEDLWVAAIGEITTREEVIVEIATTTSTIDPTDRPVPQAFQTASYRPALSLAFRSPVRSSAPSASGWQDIDSQLDF from the exons ATGGCCGACGCAGACGACTATCTCCAAGAGGGCTTCGACCCGCGCAGCGTTACCGTTCCGCGACTGCGCTCGATCCTCGTTACGCACAACGTCGAGTATCCCGCCACTGCGAAAAAGCCCCAGCTAGTCGAGCTCGTTGAGGAGCATGTTCTGCCGCAGATCCCGAAGCTGCGCGCTCAACGCGCCCGCGCCAAGCGGTCCAGCATGGGCATCGTGAATGCGGGCAGTGCCGAGGACAACGGCGCATGGGACGACCACGACTTGAAGCCTACGCCGTCCAAGCCGCGTCGATCAGCATCGCCTCGAAAGGCCTCGAACAAGATCAAGCGCGAAGAGGATGAGCCAGCGCAGACGCCCGTCAAAAGCCAGCCGAAGCGCAGTTCGCGAACCGCCAGCCGCTCAGTGAGCCGACAGTCATCGCACtatgaagaggacgaggcgcCCCAGTATGAAGCGCCCAGGTCAACGCGCCGCTCTCAGTCTCAGAGATCTGCAACACCGAAAATCAAGGACGAGCCGGAAGTAGAGGAAGACACGCCCATCTCATCCCATTACACTTCCACTCCGGTCGCTGCGACGCCCTACGCCCCTACGCCCTATTACAGTGCGCTGAAATCTGCTGCGCCGCCATCTACTATTTCTACTGTTTCTGCTGCTCCctacgaggaagaagaagagagcgtCTTTAGTGATGATAATCCATTCCAGAGGGGCTCTCCCGCCATCAAGACACCGAGCCGGAGACGACCGGGTTTCGAGGAGATCCTTAGAAGCGAAAAGCCTGGCTCCCGAAGACGTCAGGATGAGTTCATCGAGCCTTTATCCATCGAACGGCCGTCCACCACTGCGAGATCTCAGGGACTGTCTTCTTCTAAGTTGAGGCACAGAACGCCAGATTGGTCAATGGATCCCGGCGAGGAATTTACGCCTGATGCGCAGCTGGAGCTCGAGGAGGCAGCCAGGAGGGGAGAGGCCGAGATTGTGCCCAGGAGGCACTCTAAGCCTGCCCGCAAGACAAACCTGAGGACACCCTTCTTCGTCCTCTTTATCTCTCTGCTCGGCGTCTACTTAGCCTGGTATCGACAGGAAAAGATTGCCGTTGGCTACTGCGGGCTCGGTCGACCAGCGACAGAGATCATTCCCCCCGATCTTCCAGTGCCCGATTTTATAATTCCATTCGTGGAGCCTCAGTGCGAGCCATGCCCTTCGCACGCCTACTGCTACGAGGACTTTTCCGTTCGCTGCCACAGCGACTTCGTCCTTAAGCCCCACCCTCTGTCTTTTGGCGGGCTTGTCCCACTTCCACCCACCTGCGAGCCGGATGGCGAGAAGGCCCGCCGAGTCCAGGCAGTTGCCGATAAGGCCATTGAAGAGCTTCGCGAGCGCCGCGCCAAATATGAATGTGGCGAGTTGGTCGATGAGTCTGGCGCCCAAGTTGGCTCTCCAGccattgctgaagaagagctcaagTCGACCGTGAGCAGGAAGCGCAGCAAGAGGCTGAACAGTGACGAATTCGAAGATCTTTGGGTGGCTGCCATTGGTGAAATCACCACTCGCGAAGAAGTGATTGTGGAGATCGCAACGACTAC ATCCACGATTGACCCAACAGATCGTCCGGTCCCTCAGGCCTTTCAAACCGCAAGCTATCGTCCAGCTCTCTCGCTCGCCTTCCGATCACCTGTGCGCTCAAGCGCTCCGTCCGCCTCGGGTTGGCAAGATATCGACTCCCAATTGGACTTTTAA